A genomic stretch from Nocardia wallacei includes:
- a CDS encoding rhodanese-like domain-containing protein, translating to MGIRHYLYRAPSVSAAEAIDAVRGGALIVDVRRQFEWNRTHIPGALHLPLEQLAAGCADLPEDRLLITFCTGGLRSYGAANLLIEYGFEAKNMSGGLVDWRAAGGELTSQ from the coding sequence GTGGGCATCCGGCACTACCTGTATCGCGCACCGTCCGTCTCGGCCGCGGAGGCGATCGATGCCGTCCGAGGTGGAGCGTTGATCGTGGACGTGCGCAGGCAATTCGAATGGAACCGCACCCACATTCCCGGCGCGCTCCACCTACCCCTGGAACAGCTGGCCGCGGGATGCGCGGACCTGCCGGAGGATCGGCTGCTGATCACGTTCTGTACCGGCGGCCTGCGGTCCTACGGCGCGGCGAACCTGCTCATCGAGTACGGCTTCGAGGCCAAGAACATGTCCGGCGGGCTGGTCGACTGGCGCGCCGCCGGAGGCGAGCTGACGAGTCAGTAG
- a CDS encoding amidohydrolase family protein — protein sequence MFDAHVHLIDPRFPLSENEGYLPRPYTIGDYRKRMSRFDIDGGAVVSASFQGTDTGFMRAALAELGPNWVGVLNPDPDASDAEIAELDRAGVRALRFNLKRAAGDIVTLTMAALRAHDIAGWHVELYIDGSMLGSLEPVISKLPALSIDHMGMSDDCLPYLLNLVDRGARVKASGFGRVSMNVVSAMRRIHTVNPDALMFGSDLPGTRAGRPFRDSDIELIADAVGTDMYKVLEDNARAFYRLPVKVRAAHEDPVPTLPIRSGEPPTLRLDRRDLPKPAPADTVPLPVIE from the coding sequence GTGTTCGATGCCCATGTCCACCTCATCGATCCGCGGTTCCCGCTGAGCGAGAACGAGGGCTACCTGCCGCGGCCCTACACCATCGGTGACTATCGAAAGCGCATGTCGCGCTTCGACATCGACGGTGGCGCCGTGGTCAGCGCGTCGTTCCAGGGCACCGACACCGGCTTCATGCGGGCCGCGCTGGCCGAACTCGGGCCGAACTGGGTGGGGGTGCTGAACCCGGATCCCGACGCCTCCGACGCGGAGATCGCCGAACTGGACCGGGCGGGCGTGCGCGCGCTGCGGTTCAACCTCAAGCGGGCGGCCGGTGACATCGTGACGCTGACGATGGCGGCGTTGCGGGCGCACGACATCGCCGGGTGGCACGTCGAGCTGTACATCGACGGGTCGATGCTGGGATCGCTGGAGCCGGTGATCTCCAAGCTGCCGGCGCTGTCGATCGACCACATGGGCATGTCCGACGACTGCCTGCCCTACCTGCTCAACCTGGTGGATCGCGGCGCTCGGGTGAAGGCGTCCGGATTCGGCCGGGTGTCGATGAACGTGGTGTCGGCGATGCGGCGGATCCACACGGTCAATCCCGATGCGCTGATGTTCGGCTCGGATCTGCCCGGCACCCGCGCGGGGCGGCCGTTCCGGGATTCGGATATCGAGCTGATCGCCGATGCCGTCGGCACCGACATGTACAAGGTGCTCGAGGACAACGCCCGCGCGTTCTACCGCCTGCCGGTGAAGGTGCGCGCCGCGCACGAAGACCCCGTGCCCACCTTGCCGATTCGGAGCGGGGAGCCGCCGACGCTGCGGCTGGACCGGCGTGACCTGCCGAAACCCGCGCCCGCCGATACGGTGCCGCTGCCGGTGATCGAGTAG
- a CDS encoding adenylosuccinate synthase produces MPAIVLIGAQWGDEGKGKATDLLGGRVQWVVRYQGGNNAGHTVVLPNGDNFALHLIPSGILSPGVTNVIGNGVVVDPGVLLEELAGLEDRGVDTSRLLLSADAHLIMPYHVAIDKVTERFLGNKKIGTTGRGIGPCYQDKVARVGVRVADLLDEKILTQKVEAALEFKNQVLVKIYNRRALDPQQVVDEVLTQAEGFKHRISDTRLLLNQALEGGETVLLEGSQGTLLDVDHGTYPYVTSSNPTAGGAAVGSGIGPNRIGTVLGILKAYTTRVGSGPFPTELFDQSGEYLAKTGGEVGVTTGRARRTGWFDAVIARYATRVNGITDYFLTKLDVLSSLERVPICVAYEIDGERVEQMPTTQTEFHHARPIYEEMPGWWEDISGARTFADLPANAQAYVLRLEELSGSRISCIGVGPGRDETIVRHDVLG; encoded by the coding sequence ATGCCGGCAATCGTCCTGATCGGCGCCCAATGGGGCGACGAGGGTAAGGGCAAAGCTACCGACTTGCTCGGCGGTCGAGTCCAATGGGTGGTGCGCTATCAGGGTGGCAACAATGCCGGTCATACCGTGGTGCTGCCCAACGGGGACAACTTCGCGCTGCATCTCATCCCGTCGGGGATTCTCAGCCCGGGGGTGACCAATGTGATCGGCAACGGGGTGGTCGTCGATCCGGGCGTGCTGCTGGAGGAACTCGCGGGGCTGGAGGACCGCGGTGTCGACACCTCGCGGCTGCTGTTGTCGGCCGACGCGCATCTGATCATGCCGTATCACGTGGCCATCGATAAGGTGACCGAGCGCTTCCTCGGCAACAAGAAGATCGGCACCACGGGGCGCGGCATCGGACCCTGCTACCAGGACAAGGTGGCGCGGGTGGGCGTGCGCGTCGCCGATCTGCTGGACGAGAAGATCCTCACGCAGAAGGTCGAGGCGGCGCTGGAGTTCAAGAACCAGGTGCTGGTCAAGATCTACAACCGCCGCGCGCTCGACCCGCAGCAGGTGGTCGACGAGGTGCTCACCCAGGCGGAGGGGTTCAAGCACCGCATCAGCGATACCCGGCTGCTGCTCAACCAGGCGCTCGAGGGTGGCGAGACCGTGCTGCTCGAGGGCTCGCAGGGCACCCTGCTCGATGTCGACCACGGCACTTATCCATATGTCACCTCCTCCAACCCGACGGCCGGCGGTGCGGCGGTGGGTTCCGGTATCGGCCCCAACCGGATCGGGACGGTGCTCGGCATTCTCAAGGCCTACACCACCCGCGTCGGCTCCGGCCCGTTCCCGACCGAGCTGTTCGACCAGTCCGGCGAATACCTGGCCAAGACCGGCGGCGAGGTCGGCGTGACCACGGGCCGCGCGCGGCGCACCGGCTGGTTCGACGCGGTGATCGCCCGCTACGCCACCCGCGTCAACGGCATCACCGACTACTTCCTCACCAAACTGGACGTACTGTCCAGCCTGGAGCGGGTGCCGATCTGCGTCGCCTACGAGATCGACGGCGAGCGGGTCGAGCAGATGCCCACCACACAGACCGAGTTCCACCACGCCCGGCCGATCTACGAGGAGATGCCCGGCTGGTGGGAGGACATCTCCGGCGCTCGCACCTTCGCCGACCTGCCGGCCAACGCCCAGGCCTACGTGCTGCGCCTGGAGGAGCTGTCCGGCAGCCGCATCTCCTGCATCGGCGTCGGCCCCGGCCGCGACGAGACCATCGTCCGGCACGACGTTCTGGGCTGA
- a CDS encoding PLP-dependent aminotransferase family protein, producing the protein MALRVISAATLTRDLGRWRHENSEPGSTARRTSRPAYLALAESIRLLIHDGRAPLGVALPSERDLATALGVSRTTVTSAYALLRENGYLISRQGSRSTVALPAGVTHDGTKPARSILAMMSPDELPAIDLTYAAMSAPPEMSEAYSAALQGLPIYLGTHGMDPVGVLPLREAIARRYTERGLPTDPDQILVTLGAQHGLRLLLNVLTAPAERVLIDHPTYPNAIEAIRDVGARPVPVPLRPERPGAAWDLDGIRSAARQTAASTAYLVPDFNNPTGLLMNAESRAELAAIARETRMTVIVDESMVDQQLEGENPPPAAAFARGPEMVTIGSASKSFWGGLRVGWVRANQTLITKLLGTRSTVDLGTPVMDQLATVYLLEHAETILARRRDQLRSRRETLLSTLGEELPEWRAVPGVGGMSLWVQLPAPVSTALAATAPNHGVLLAAGPRFGVQGAFERFLRLPFTREESDLRLGVKAVAAAYAALTPHAADPLAPLTCY; encoded by the coding sequence ATGGCACTCCGTGTGATCAGCGCGGCCACCCTGACCCGCGATCTGGGCCGTTGGCGGCACGAGAATTCCGAGCCCGGTTCCACCGCCCGGCGCACCTCTCGCCCCGCGTATCTCGCACTGGCGGAGAGCATTCGGCTGCTGATCCACGACGGCCGCGCACCCTTGGGCGTCGCCCTGCCCAGCGAGCGCGACCTGGCCACCGCCCTCGGCGTCAGCCGCACCACCGTCACCTCGGCGTACGCGCTGCTGCGGGAGAACGGCTACCTGATCAGCCGCCAGGGTTCGCGGAGCACGGTCGCGCTGCCCGCCGGTGTCACCCACGACGGCACCAAGCCGGCACGCAGCATTCTCGCGATGATGTCCCCGGACGAGCTGCCCGCCATCGACCTGACCTATGCGGCGATGTCCGCGCCGCCGGAGATGAGCGAGGCGTATTCCGCGGCGCTGCAAGGGCTTCCGATCTACCTCGGCACGCACGGCATGGATCCGGTCGGCGTGCTGCCGCTGCGCGAGGCGATCGCGCGCCGCTACACCGAGCGCGGCCTGCCCACCGACCCGGACCAGATCCTGGTCACCCTCGGTGCGCAGCACGGCCTGCGGCTGCTGCTGAACGTGCTCACCGCGCCGGCCGAGCGGGTGCTCATCGACCATCCCACCTATCCCAATGCGATCGAGGCGATCCGGGACGTCGGCGCCCGGCCGGTGCCGGTGCCACTGCGCCCGGAGCGTCCGGGCGCGGCCTGGGATCTCGACGGAATCCGCAGTGCCGCACGGCAAACCGCGGCCAGCACCGCCTATCTGGTGCCCGATTTCAACAACCCGACCGGGCTGCTGATGAACGCCGAGAGCCGGGCCGAACTGGCTGCCATCGCCCGCGAGACCCGCATGACGGTGATCGTCGACGAGTCCATGGTGGACCAGCAGCTGGAGGGTGAGAACCCGCCGCCCGCAGCGGCTTTCGCGCGCGGGCCGGAGATGGTCACGATCGGTTCGGCGTCGAAGTCGTTCTGGGGCGGCCTGCGCGTGGGCTGGGTGCGCGCCAATCAGACGCTGATCACGAAGCTGCTCGGCACCCGTTCGACGGTCGACCTCGGTACGCCGGTGATGGACCAGCTGGCCACCGTGTACCTGCTCGAGCACGCCGAGACCATCCTGGCCCGCCGCCGCGACCAGCTGCGCAGCCGCCGCGAGACGCTGCTGTCCACACTGGGCGAGGAGTTGCCCGAGTGGCGTGCGGTGCCCGGTGTCGGTGGCATGTCGCTGTGGGTCCAGTTGCCCGCCCCAGTCTCGACGGCACTCGCCGCCACCGCGCCCAATCACGGCGTATTGCTCGCGGCCGGACCACGTTTCGGCGTCCAGGGCGCCTTCGAGCGCTTCCTGCGCCTGCCCTTCACCCGAGAGGAGTCGGATCTACGCCTGGGCGTGAAGGCCGTCGCCGCCGCCTACGCCGCCCTCACCCCGCACGCCGCCGACCCGCTGGCCCCGCTGACCTGCTACTGA
- a CDS encoding DUF3151 domain-containing protein: protein MTSFGDLLGPQPVLLPELSDAEEAILDGQDPVQVAAAHPTASIAWACLAEDALTRAEAAGADIDGASPVQPDVIAAYAFARTGYHRGLDLLRRNGWKGFGPVPWSHEPNRGFLRSVGALARAARAIGETDEYARCLDLLEDCDPRAASELGLD, encoded by the coding sequence ATGACCTCCTTCGGCGATCTGCTCGGACCGCAACCGGTATTGCTCCCCGAACTCTCCGACGCGGAGGAGGCAATACTCGACGGTCAGGACCCGGTGCAGGTGGCCGCCGCGCACCCGACGGCGTCGATCGCCTGGGCCTGCCTCGCCGAGGACGCGCTGACCCGCGCCGAGGCCGCGGGGGCCGACATCGACGGCGCGAGCCCGGTCCAGCCCGACGTCATCGCCGCCTACGCCTTCGCTCGCACGGGCTACCACCGCGGCCTGGACCTGCTGCGCCGCAACGGCTGGAAGGGCTTCGGTCCGGTGCCGTGGAGCCACGAGCCCAACCGCGGCTTCCTGCGCAGCGTCGGCGCGCTGGCGCGGGCCGCCCGCGCCATCGGCGAGACCGACGAGTACGCCCGCTGCCTGGACCTGCTCGAGGACTGCGATCCGCGGGCCGCGAGCGAACTCGGCCTGGACTGA
- a CDS encoding site-2 protease family protein — MSRPFGARRMSGAVRPSPVFLLIIVVAVLGGALAWDADVSSTRAKLGVFVMVVFGWIVSLCLHEFGHAFTAWRAGDREVELRGYLTLNPLKYSHPVLSIVLPIIFIALGGIALPGGAVYLRSGGFSTRTQRMISGAGPAVNAACAVVLLVVVRLFGSATSHPAFWFGLSFLAYLQIIATVLNLIPVPGTDGYGIVEPSLSYQTRRSLEQVKPWGFLLLFALLWGVPPLRDAFYQLVDTLFDLSGVPWRWWRYGSSLTWFWM; from the coding sequence ATGAGCCGTCCGTTCGGCGCCCGCCGCATGTCGGGGGCGGTGCGCCCGAGTCCGGTGTTCCTGTTGATCATCGTGGTCGCGGTGCTGGGTGGCGCGCTGGCCTGGGACGCCGACGTGTCCTCGACGCGGGCGAAGCTCGGTGTGTTCGTGATGGTGGTGTTCGGCTGGATCGTCAGCCTGTGCCTGCACGAGTTCGGACATGCGTTCACGGCGTGGCGGGCGGGCGACCGCGAGGTCGAGTTGCGCGGTTATCTGACGTTGAATCCGCTGAAGTACAGCCATCCGGTGCTGTCGATCGTGCTGCCGATCATCTTCATCGCGCTGGGCGGGATCGCCCTGCCCGGCGGGGCGGTCTACCTGCGATCGGGCGGTTTCTCGACGCGCACGCAGCGGATGATCAGCGGCGCGGGCCCGGCGGTGAATGCCGCGTGCGCGGTGGTGCTGCTGGTCGTGGTGCGGCTGTTCGGCTCGGCCACGTCGCATCCGGCGTTCTGGTTCGGCCTGAGTTTCCTCGCCTATCTGCAGATCATCGCCACCGTGCTGAATCTGATCCCGGTACCGGGTACCGACGGGTACGGGATCGTGGAGCCGTCGCTGAGTTATCAGACGCGGCGGTCGCTGGAGCAGGTGAAGCCGTGGGGCTTTCTGCTGCTGTTCGCGCTGCTGTGGGGCGTGCCGCCGCTGCGGGACGCCTTCTATCAGCTCGTCGACACGCTCTTCGACCTGTCCGGAGTTCCGTGGCGATGGTGGCGGTACGGCAGCAGCCTGACCTGGTTCTGGATGTGA
- a CDS encoding helix-turn-helix transcriptional regulator, which yields MARNWPMIERGNELESIRAALTGSEFVGAVLTGDAGVGKTTLARQATAAVGGNIRWVAGTESARSIPLGVFAHMVGVYTAHDPVTFMAAAREALLADGHTIIGVDDAHLLDQLSATLLLQLAIDKAARIVCTVRSGVQVPDAVTSLWKDGHLLRIDLSPFTERQSVELVESMLGGQLEGFTANLMWESSGGNALFLRHLVEGALEVGTLKQVNGVWQLRGRAAVTSELAALLEDRVEQLPEDVLRVLELLTFCEPIDLDVLAELAGEEAVEAAETRGLVRIVENSHQLLVRYNHPLFGEVIRRRLGIASARRLRGRLYSSLRERPIKSASDRIRLAELALDSDKSADLELFEAAAADAIGLANIPLGERFARAAVERRGGVESADLLARALLYQGHRIEAERTLASFDPDQLNELQLVRWGSTRVSNLLWSMGDADRADEVLALVRGKVAHPKLALTLRGLSSACAVNENRLEDAFVDADTVMSDAESPPWAVWWASFGGGLALALMGRGEAARKYAARGHEVESHIDGLNRFMSTHAEVLALTFTGDLDAAQRCASSHIGYSAPGQYLAWGLSKILQGTVDVARGRFPDGVENLEQALAALTAEGAAAWMFPARVRLAEAYSALGRAAEAKEVITEADRRGGRHSAVYGPQLDIARAWQAAAEGTVTPAVRLAIAAADAAARSNQHAIEAMALHTAARFGDHSVAGRLADIAARIDGRLVQAQSRHAVAVASNDGPGLDAAAAEFEAIGSLLSAADAAAQAASAHERSGDRRRLLESAATANRLAAACGGAGTPALRQSAQPLPLTAREREIANLVAAGLSNRQIADRLTVSVRTVEGHLYRACIKLDVTDREALADLMRGEPPTGRQRG from the coding sequence ATGGCTCGGAATTGGCCGATGATCGAACGCGGGAACGAACTCGAGTCGATCCGCGCGGCACTCACCGGCAGCGAATTCGTCGGTGCCGTGCTGACCGGTGACGCCGGCGTCGGGAAGACGACGCTGGCGCGCCAGGCGACGGCCGCGGTGGGCGGGAACATCAGATGGGTGGCGGGGACCGAGTCCGCCCGCAGCATTCCGCTCGGCGTGTTCGCCCACATGGTCGGCGTCTACACCGCGCACGACCCGGTGACATTCATGGCGGCGGCGCGCGAGGCGCTGCTGGCCGACGGGCACACCATCATCGGCGTGGACGACGCCCACCTGCTGGACCAGTTGTCGGCGACGCTGCTGCTGCAGCTGGCCATCGACAAGGCGGCCCGCATCGTGTGCACCGTGCGCAGCGGAGTCCAGGTGCCCGACGCGGTGACCTCGCTGTGGAAAGACGGTCATCTGCTGCGAATCGACCTGTCCCCCTTCACCGAACGGCAGAGCGTCGAACTGGTCGAGTCGATGCTGGGCGGGCAGCTGGAGGGCTTCACCGCCAACCTGATGTGGGAGTCGTCGGGCGGAAATGCCCTGTTCCTCAGGCATTTGGTGGAAGGCGCGCTCGAGGTCGGCACGCTGAAGCAGGTCAACGGCGTGTGGCAGCTGCGCGGGCGGGCGGCGGTCACCTCGGAATTGGCCGCGCTGCTGGAGGATCGGGTCGAGCAGCTGCCCGAGGACGTGCTGCGGGTGCTGGAGCTGCTCACCTTCTGCGAGCCGATCGACTTGGACGTGCTCGCCGAGCTGGCCGGTGAGGAAGCCGTCGAGGCGGCCGAAACCCGTGGGCTGGTAAGGATTGTCGAGAACTCGCATCAGCTGCTGGTGCGGTACAACCATCCGCTGTTCGGTGAGGTGATCCGGCGGCGGCTGGGCATCGCGTCGGCGCGGCGGCTGCGCGGCCGGTTGTACTCGTCGCTGCGCGAGCGGCCGATCAAGTCCGCCTCCGACCGTATCCGGCTCGCCGAATTGGCTTTGGACAGCGACAAATCCGCGGATCTGGAGCTGTTCGAGGCGGCGGCCGCGGACGCCATCGGACTGGCCAACATCCCCCTCGGCGAGCGGTTCGCCCGCGCGGCCGTGGAGCGGCGCGGCGGGGTCGAGTCCGCCGACCTGCTCGCCCGCGCGCTGCTCTACCAGGGGCACCGCATCGAGGCCGAACGCACCCTGGCCAGCTTCGACCCGGACCAGCTGAACGAACTGCAACTGGTGCGGTGGGGCAGCACCCGGGTGTCCAACCTGCTGTGGTCGATGGGCGACGCCGACCGCGCCGACGAGGTGCTGGCGCTGGTGCGCGGCAAGGTCGCCCACCCGAAGCTGGCGCTGACGTTGCGCGGGCTGTCGTCGGCGTGCGCGGTCAACGAGAACCGTTTGGAGGACGCGTTCGTCGACGCCGACACGGTGATGTCGGATGCCGAGTCGCCACCGTGGGCGGTGTGGTGGGCGTCGTTCGGCGGGGGCCTGGCGCTGGCACTGATGGGTCGCGGCGAGGCCGCCCGCAAGTACGCGGCCCGCGGGCACGAGGTCGAATCGCATATCGACGGCCTCAACCGGTTCATGTCCACGCACGCCGAGGTGCTGGCGCTGACCTTCACCGGCGATCTGGATGCCGCCCAGCGGTGCGCCTCGTCGCACATCGGGTACTCGGCGCCCGGTCAGTACCTGGCCTGGGGATTGTCGAAGATCTTGCAGGGCACCGTCGATGTCGCCCGGGGACGGTTCCCCGACGGGGTCGAGAATCTGGAGCAGGCGCTGGCGGCGCTGACCGCCGAGGGCGCCGCGGCGTGGATGTTCCCCGCGAGAGTTCGTCTGGCGGAAGCGTATTCGGCGCTCGGGCGGGCCGCCGAGGCCAAGGAGGTCATCACCGAGGCCGATCGCCGCGGCGGGCGGCACTCGGCGGTGTACGGGCCGCAACTCGACATCGCCCGCGCCTGGCAGGCCGCCGCCGAGGGCACGGTAACCCCTGCCGTCCGGCTGGCCATCGCGGCCGCCGACGCCGCCGCCCGCTCCAACCAGCACGCCATCGAGGCCATGGCGCTGCACACCGCGGCCCGGTTCGGCGACCACAGTGTGGCCGGGCGGCTGGCCGATATCGCGGCTCGCATCGACGGGCGGCTGGTCCAGGCGCAGTCGCGGCACGCGGTCGCGGTGGCATCCAACGACGGCCCCGGATTGGACGCCGCCGCAGCGGAATTCGAGGCGATCGGGTCGCTGCTGTCCGCGGCGGACGCGGCGGCGCAGGCGGCCTCGGCGCACGAACGATCCGGCGACCGCCGTCGCCTGCTGGAGTCGGCGGCGACCGCGAACCGGTTGGCGGCGGCGTGCGGTGGGGCCGGCACCCCGGCGCTGCGCCAGTCCGCCCAGCCGTTGCCGCTCACCGCCCGCGAACGCGAGATCGCCAACCTGGTCGCGGCCGGTCTGTCCAACCGCCAGATCGCCGACCGCCTCACCGTCTCCGTCCGCACCGTCGAGGGCCACCTCTACCGCGCCTGCATCAAACTCGACGTCACCGACCGCGAGGCTCTGGCCGACCTCATGCGCGGCGAACCGCCCACCGGCAGACAACGCGGCTGA
- a CDS encoding methylated-DNA--[protein]-cysteine S-methyltransferase gives MLRSDRAVAGALFDTVIGTCAIAWTDIGVVRFLLPEATAAATRSRLLGRGSGVREEEPTGPMAEAVAGVRAHLRGTLDDLRWIPLDQTGSPEFHRSVYDITRAIDPGRTLSYGQVAERIGAPGAAQAVGQALGRNPIPLIVPCHRVLAADHALHGFSAPGGLTTKQRLLEIERTPGFGEPMLF, from the coding sequence ATGCTGCGTTCGGACCGGGCCGTTGCCGGGGCGCTCTTCGATACCGTGATCGGCACCTGCGCGATCGCTTGGACCGATATCGGTGTGGTGCGGTTCCTGCTCCCCGAGGCCACCGCCGCCGCGACACGATCCCGGCTGCTGGGCCGCGGTTCCGGCGTGCGAGAGGAGGAGCCCACGGGCCCGATGGCCGAGGCGGTCGCCGGTGTCCGCGCCCACCTGCGCGGCACGCTCGACGATCTGCGCTGGATCCCGTTGGACCAGACCGGAAGCCCGGAATTCCATCGCTCGGTCTACGACATCACCCGCGCCATCGACCCCGGCCGCACCCTGAGCTACGGCCAGGTCGCCGAACGAATCGGCGCCCCCGGCGCCGCCCAGGCCGTCGGACAAGCCCTGGGCCGCAACCCCATCCCCCTCATCGTCCCCTGCCACCGAGTCCTGGCCGCCGACCACGCCCTGCACGGTTTCTCCGCCCCCGGCGGCCTCACCACCAAACAACGCCTACTCGAAATAGAACGCACCCCCGGCTTCGGCGAACCCATGCTCTTCTGA
- a CDS encoding FUSC family protein: protein MRIGAVRDSGKQRLRNGSQRLRKSALPIVQCAVAAALAWFLAHRVIGHPQPFFAPMAAVISIGVSFGARLRRSVELVAGVAVGIGIGDFFIARVGTGPWQIALVVAFAMATAVFLDGGAIIPMQAASSAVLVATLMPPHTGGGANRMIDALVGGLVGVLVVAVIPLHPVRRARQQAADILAVVGKSLTECADGLHEQNADKVRLALDSVRGTQPQIDGLRNALEGGREVSRISPLYWNSRRRLETIRTAADPLDNAVRNTRVLLRRALTLVRDDEILDPRLIDEVEDLGKAIDVVRRYMLADPGEQPDAAEATRVLRRVAKAATKDLVGGAGLSAHVVFAQLRSIVVDLMQVCGVKRLSAIALLPPTVDNPYVTPED from the coding sequence ATGCGGATCGGGGCCGTCCGCGACAGCGGTAAGCAGCGTCTGCGCAACGGCTCCCAGCGGTTGCGCAAATCCGCGCTGCCCATCGTGCAGTGCGCCGTCGCCGCCGCGCTGGCCTGGTTCCTCGCGCACCGTGTGATCGGCCACCCGCAGCCGTTCTTCGCTCCGATGGCCGCCGTCATCTCGATCGGCGTCTCCTTCGGGGCGCGGCTGCGGCGCTCGGTGGAACTGGTGGCGGGGGTCGCGGTCGGTATCGGCATCGGCGACTTCTTCATCGCCCGGGTCGGCACCGGGCCGTGGCAGATCGCCCTCGTGGTGGCGTTCGCGATGGCGACGGCCGTGTTCCTCGACGGCGGCGCGATCATCCCGATGCAGGCCGCCAGCTCCGCGGTGCTGGTGGCGACGCTGATGCCGCCGCACACCGGTGGCGGCGCCAACCGGATGATCGACGCCCTCGTCGGCGGGCTGGTGGGCGTCCTGGTGGTGGCCGTCATCCCGCTGCACCCGGTGCGGCGCGCCCGCCAGCAGGCCGCCGACATCCTCGCCGTCGTCGGCAAGTCGCTCACCGAATGCGCCGACGGCCTGCACGAACAGAACGCCGACAAGGTGCGTCTGGCCCTGGACTCCGTCCGCGGCACCCAGCCGCAGATCGACGGGTTGCGCAACGCGCTGGAAGGCGGCCGCGAGGTCAGCCGCATCTCACCCCTGTACTGGAATTCGCGACGGCGCCTGGAAACCATCCGCACCGCCGCCGACCCGCTCGACAACGCCGTCCGCAACACCCGCGTGCTGCTGCGCCGCGCGCTGACACTGGTGCGCGACGACGAGATCCTCGACCCGCGCCTGATCGACGAGGTGGAAGACCTCGGCAAGGCGATCGACGTGGTGCGCCGCTATATGCTCGCCGACCCGGGCGAGCAGCCCGACGCCGCCGAGGCCACGCGGGTGCTGCGCCGCGTCGCCAAGGCCGCCACCAAGGATCTGGTCGGCGGCGCCGGGCTGTCGGCGCACGTGGTGTTCGCGCAGCTGCGCTCCATCGTGGTGGATCTGATGCAGGTCTGCGGGGTGAAGCGGCTGTCGGCGATCGCGCTGCTGCCGCCGACGGTCGACAACCCCTACGTCACCCCGGAGGACTGA
- a CDS encoding CaiB/BaiF CoA transferase family protein yields the protein MTTPSAATKQGPLAGIRVVELAGIGPGPHAALLLADLGADVVRVQRPGMLPGFMERPQWRGRTIVEANLKDAADIEKVLGLIDKADVLIEGFRPGVTERMGLGPDAALERNPRLVYGRMTGWGQHGPLADRAGHDINYISLTGVLNAIGRKGERPVPPLNMVGDFGGGSMFLVFGILAALVERQSSGKGQVIDAAMVDGALALSHMIWGMRGVGLWSDERGTNLLDTGMAFYDTYETSDGKYMAVGCIEPQFYAEFLKGLEIDPEGLPAQIDPNGQDQLRKLFTEKFKTKTRDEWAAVFHGTDACVTPVLTLTEATANEHIAARESLVEIDGVVQHSPAPRFSRTPGGIPTPPPSEATPIERVWT from the coding sequence GTGACCACTCCATCCGCAGCCACGAAGCAGGGCCCGCTGGCGGGCATCCGAGTTGTCGAACTGGCCGGTATCGGCCCCGGTCCGCACGCGGCGCTGCTGCTCGCGGACCTGGGCGCCGATGTGGTGCGGGTGCAGCGGCCGGGCATGCTGCCGGGGTTCATGGAGCGCCCGCAGTGGCGTGGTCGCACCATCGTCGAGGCCAATCTGAAAGACGCCGCGGACATCGAGAAGGTGCTCGGCCTGATCGACAAGGCCGACGTGCTCATCGAGGGCTTCCGGCCCGGCGTCACCGAGCGCATGGGCCTGGGTCCAGACGCTGCCCTGGAACGCAATCCGCGCCTGGTCTACGGCCGCATGACCGGCTGGGGCCAGCACGGCCCGCTCGCCGACCGCGCCGGCCACGACATCAACTACATCTCGCTGACCGGCGTGCTCAACGCCATCGGCCGCAAGGGTGAGCGGCCGGTGCCACCGCTGAACATGGTCGGCGACTTCGGCGGCGGGTCGATGTTCCTGGTGTTCGGCATCCTCGCGGCACTGGTGGAGCGGCAGAGCTCGGGCAAGGGGCAGGTCATCGATGCCGCGATGGTCGACGGCGCGCTCGCGCTGTCGCACATGATCTGGGGCATGCGCGGAGTGGGCCTGTGGTCCGACGAGCGCGGCACCAACCTGCTCGACACCGGCATGGCCTTCTACGACACCTATGAGACCTCCGATGGCAAGTACATGGCGGTGGGCTGCATCGAGCCGCAGTTCTACGCCGAGTTCCTGAAGGGCCTCGAGATCGACCCCGAGGGGCTGCCCGCGCAGATCGACCCGAACGGCCAGGATCAGCTGCGCAAGCTGTTCACCGAGAAGTTCAAGACGAAGACCCGCGACGAATGGGCGGCGGTCTTCCACGGCACCGACGCCTGCGTCACCCCGGTCCTCACGCTCACCGAGGCGACGGCGAACGAGCACATCGCCGCCCGCGAATCGCTGGTGGAGATCGACGGCGTCGTGCAGCACTCCCCCGCCCCGCGCTTCTCCCGCACGCCGGGCGGCATTCCCACGCCGCCGCCGTCGGAGGCCACGCCGATCGAGCGCGTCTGGACATAG